The sequence TGCCGTCGGAAAAATCCTCGGCCTGCTGCAGCACCGGATCGGGAATGCGGTTGGCGAAGACATCACCGGGCAAAAACAGGACGGGCAACCGGTTTACGTGCGCCAGGGCTGCCGCCGTCACCATGTTGAGCGCGCCGGGGCCGATCGACGAGGTCGCGGCCATGAAGCGGCGGCGGAAATTGGCCTTTGCATAGGCGATCGCCGCATGCGCCATCGCCTGTTCATTGTGGGCACGGAAGGTCGGCAATTCGTCGCGTACGTGGTAGAGCGCCTCGCCGATGCCGGCGACATTGCCATGGCCGAAGATCGCCCAGACACCGCCGAAAATCGGCACCTTTTGCCGTCGATCTCGGTCATCTGGCGGCTGAGGAAGCGGGTCAGCGCCTGCGCCATCGTCAGGCGGATTGTCTTGCTCATGGTGGTTTCCTCCGCAGTCTTTTGCCCGCGCCTTTATGCTGCTTTACGGCCGCGCGCGGCAAGCCACGCTTCGGTCAACTGTTCAAAGCGTGTCGCCATGTCGGCGACAGCCTCGTCATCCGACATCCGGCCGGCCAGCCACTCTTCGGCCGCATGCACGAAGATGGTGCGACCGACGGCGAAACCCTTGACGATCGGCGCCTTGGCGGTGGCGGCAAAGGCGGCTTCCAGCTCGTCCTGCGGCGCTTCGAGCCCAAGCAGCACGATGCCACGGCACCAGGGATCATGCTTCAGGATCACCGCTTCGATCTTGGTCCAGGCACCGGCCGACGCCTGCGGCTCGAGCTTCCACCAGTCGGGCTTGATGCCGAGCGCATAAAGCTCCTCCAGCGCGCGCGGAATGGTCGTGTCGTCGAGCTTGCCGTGCTTGCCGGCGATGATCTCGATGAGAAGTTCCCGGCCGACTTTGCGTGCGGCCTCGAACAGCGCGCGCAGCTTCTGCTGCTGTTCTTCCTTCAAGGCCGCCGGATCGTCGGGGTGGTAGAAGCACAGGCATTTGATGCAGTGATCGACCGGCCATTCGGTGAGCTGCGAGCCGATATCCTGCGAGAATTCGAAGCGCAACGGCCGTGAGCCCGGCAGTTCGACCGGGCGGCCGAGCCAGGCGAAGGGATGCCTGGCGAATTCGAACATTGCCTCGCGGCCATGTTTCTCGTCGATCAGCATGCCATAACCGTCGCGGCCGGCGGCGACCTTGGCCGCCGCCTTGACGGCCAGCACCTTGAAATCGCGGATGCGCGCCGGATCGGCGCCGGCCTTCACCGCCACGTCCTCGAGCTGGATGCGATGATCGCAGGCGAGCGCCATCATCGAGGGAATGTCGCGCCGACGGGTGGTCGCCCAATGGATATGATTGATAGCCTCGTCCTTGCGCAAGGCGAGATGCTTGCTACCGTTCTTGAGGAAGAACTGCAACTCCTCGAAGGTTGGATATTCCGGCGCGCAGAGCAGCCGCGACACGGCGAAGGCGCCGCAGGCATTGGCCCAAGTCGCCGCCGTCGCATGGTCTTCGCCGCCCAGCCAACCGCGCAGGAAGCCGGACATGAAAGCGTCGCCGGCACCCAGCACATTGTAGATCTCGATCGGGAAGCCCTCGCCGACGACGCCGTCCTCGAGATCGTCGCCGATCGGTCCGTCATAGACGATGCAGCCCATGGCGCCGCGCTTGAGCACGATGGTGGCCGACGACAGCGCGCGGATCGTCTTCAGCGCGCTCAGGCAGTCGTCGGCGCCCGAGGCGATCATGATCTCTTCCTCGGTACCAACGATGAGGTCGCAATCGGGCAGCACTGTCTTCAGCTGCGCCGAGACGCGGTCCGATTTGACATAGCGCTCGAAGCCTTCGGCATGGCCGGCGAGGCCCCACAGGTTCGGCCGATAGTCGATGTCGAAGATAACCTTGCCGCCCTTGGCTTTCATGATGCGGATCGCCTTGCGCTGGGCGGCGTCGCTGTTGGGGCGGGAAAAATGCGTGCCGGTGACGACGATCGAACGCGCCGAAGCGATAAATGCCTCATCGATGTCTTCCGGCGCCAGCGCCATGTCGGCGCAGTCCGAGCGATAGAAGATCATCGGCGAAACGCCTTCGCTCTCGACCGAGAGCAGCACCAGCGCCGTCAGCCGTTCCTTGTCGGTCTTCAGCCCGTCGGTGTTGACGCCTTCGCGCTTGAGCTGTTCGCGGATGAAGCGGCCCATCTGCTCGTCGCCGACGCGCGTCAGCAGCGCCGAACGCAGGCCAAGCCTTGCCGTGCCGACCGAAATGTTGGCCGGACAGCCACCGACCGACTTGGCGAAGGAGGTGATGTCCTCCAGCCGCGAGCCGATCTGCTGGCCATAGAGGTCGACGGAAGCGCGACCGATGGTAATGACGTCGAGCGGCGCCTGTTTGGCGTCCACGGCTTCGCTCATTGGAACCTCCCGTCAGTCTTGTTGTCAGGAACAACATTGTTTGGGTAACACGCGCGAGCGGCAGCGTGGTGCCGGCAATATGAAATAATAATTCCAATCCATAGTCAATATGGAATGAGCGTTCCCGAGCCGATTTTGCTTTTTGCGGGCGCTTGCTCAGGCCTTACGTTTGCGGCCTGCGTCGCGCCGTTTCTCACCGACGCCGACGGTCAATGCCATGGCCAGCGCCATCGTCGCCGACAGCGAACGGAAGCCGGCGAAATCCGCCTCGGCAACCTCGAACCAGACCCTGGCGAACTGGGCAAGCGGCGAGAACGAGCTGTCGGTGATGGCGACGATCGGCACGCCCTGCTCGGAGATGTTGCGGGCCTCCTCGATGGTGGCCGGTGCATAGGGCGAGAAGGAGATGGCGATGACGGCGTCCGCCGGTGTGGCGAAGGCGATCATCTCGGCGTTCAGGCCGGCGGCCGATTCGATCAGCTGGTTGCGGATCTTCAGCTTGCCCAGCGCATAGGCGATATAGCTCGCTACCGGGTAGGAGCGTCGCTTGGCTAAGACATAGATGGTCTGCGCCTTCGCCAGCAGCGAAATCGCATCTTCCAGATGCGCATCGTCCAGCGTGCGGGAAATGTCGTTGAGCGAGGTGCTGGCGGCGGCGACGAAGCCGTCGAAGATGGCGCGGTGGCCGGCGCCGCCCTCGGCTTTGACGCGCAGCGCCTGCAGCCGCTCGTCATAGGACGAGTTGCGCTCGCGCAGCCGCTCGCGAAACACCTGCTGCAGGCTGGTGAAGCCGTCGAAGCCGAGCTGCTGGGCAAAGCGGATCAGAGTGGAGGGCTGCACGCCGGCCGAGGCGGCGATGCTGGCGGCGGTGCCGAAGGCGATGTCGTCGGGATTGTCCAGCGCGTAGGCGGCGATCTGGGCGATGCGCTTCGGCAGGCTTTCACGCCGGTCCAGGATGGTGGCGCGCAGCGTCTCGAAGTCGCGAGGTACCCGTTCGTCCATCGTCGGCC is a genomic window of Mesorhizobium huakuii containing:
- a CDS encoding bifunctional 5-dehydro-2-deoxygluconokinase/5-dehydro-2-deoxyphosphogluconate aldolase, coding for MSEAVDAKQAPLDVITIGRASVDLYGQQIGSRLEDITSFAKSVGGCPANISVGTARLGLRSALLTRVGDEQMGRFIREQLKREGVNTDGLKTDKERLTALVLLSVESEGVSPMIFYRSDCADMALAPEDIDEAFIASARSIVVTGTHFSRPNSDAAQRKAIRIMKAKGGKVIFDIDYRPNLWGLAGHAEGFERYVKSDRVSAQLKTVLPDCDLIVGTEEEIMIASGADDCLSALKTIRALSSATIVLKRGAMGCIVYDGPIGDDLEDGVVGEGFPIEIYNVLGAGDAFMSGFLRGWLGGEDHATAATWANACGAFAVSRLLCAPEYPTFEELQFFLKNGSKHLALRKDEAINHIHWATTRRRDIPSMMALACDHRIQLEDVAVKAGADPARIRDFKVLAVKAAAKVAAGRDGYGMLIDEKHGREAMFEFARHPFAWLGRPVELPGSRPLRFEFSQDIGSQLTEWPVDHCIKCLCFYHPDDPAALKEEQQQKLRALFEAARKVGRELLIEIIAGKHGKLDDTTIPRALEELYALGIKPDWWKLEPQASAGAWTKIEAVILKHDPWCRGIVLLGLEAPQDELEAAFAATAKAPIVKGFAVGRTIFVHAAEEWLAGRMSDDEAVADMATRFEQLTEAWLAARGRKAA
- a CDS encoding MurR/RpiR family transcriptional regulator; translated protein: MDERVPRDFETLRATILDRRESLPKRIAQIAAYALDNPDDIAFGTAASIAASAGVQPSTLIRFAQQLGFDGFTSLQQVFRERLRERNSSYDERLQALRVKAEGGAGHRAIFDGFVAAASTSLNDISRTLDDAHLEDAISLLAKAQTIYVLAKRRSYPVASYIAYALGKLKIRNQLIESAAGLNAEMIAFATPADAVIAISFSPYAPATIEEARNISEQGVPIVAITDSSFSPLAQFARVWFEVAEADFAGFRSLSATMALAMALTVGVGEKRRDAGRKRKA